A window of Prionailurus bengalensis isolate Pbe53 chromosome E1, Fcat_Pben_1.1_paternal_pri, whole genome shotgun sequence genomic DNA:
ACCCCCCGGCACCCTGAAGGAGACCCAGCCCATCTTCAGACTCACCCAGGGGGCTGGTCCAGCTGCGACCCTTGCTGGCAGAGGCCTTTGTCCCAATGGCCTGGGTGGCCCCAGAacacccctcttcctcccaggccctgggaggAAGGTTGGCCCagtcctcctccagcctctgaaAGGGCTGGGTCAGCACCCCGGGCTGCTGCTCTGATCCGCTCCCTGTACCTGTTGCTGTCACTACTGCAGGGCTGGGGAGCCTCGGGGATCGGGTGGCAGAgtgggagacagggagaagggGGCAGCAGAGATGGGAAGCAGAGGCACAGTAGGGGGCTGCAGTCCTGGTCATGACCTTCAGCCCAGACCCCCAGGCGAAAAAGGGGTAGAGATCTGGAATCCTAAGCAAATTCCACATAAATGAGCCCTGGGGCCATAGTTCCCACTGAAGGAACCTGGAGGTGCCTATGCAAATGATATGCAAATTCCATGCAAATCATCACGCTGGGTGAGGCCAAGCTGGGGTAAGTGAGCATTTGGGGGGCTCACCTACCCTCACCTTTCATTGATGATCTGTAGCTGGTCTGGCTGGCCGGAGGGAGGCCCCTGTGGGAGCACTCACCTTTCTGGAGCATCTTCAGCCTCAACTGCCGACTATAACGCGCATCCAGCCAGTTAGCCAGTTGCTGGAGGACGCGCTTCATGTTTAGGCGAGAGGGGCCCAAGCCGCTAGCCTCCAGCGCTGAGGTCACTACGTTCCCCTGCGTTGCCTCATCCAGCTCCGGCTCCACCTCCTCCCAGGCCTCGGCCTCCTCAGACACCAGCTCTGCCTCTTCTGTTGCCCCCTCCTCAGCTGACGCCACCTCTGCTGTGGCCCCCGGTTCCTCCTCAGGCACCAATTCCTCCACAGGCACAAAATCTTCCGCCACAAAATCCTCTGCTGTCAGTAACCCCTTCTCAGCCTCTAAGCCCCGGTCCTGCTCTCGCACCTCACTGCAGCACAGCCTGTATCTgggcagggagacaggaaagTCTTCCTGTGCCCCTGAAGGCCAACCCCAGGCagagcccccagcgcccccctTCCACCTGCCCCTAGGACATCTTCAGCCACCAGGGTTGAGgagctctcctgctctctgccccagtCTACACATAGATCCAATGGTTATTCCTCAGTTCTGTCCCAACTAGGGGAAAAGGGAGCTGGGTACCCGCCTCGAGGCTTCAAACACCCAGCCCAGGCACCAGGTAGGAAGGAGGGTCACCAAACCCTGCACAAACCCTGCTTTCTCCTAGTACCCCCCACCCTGCTGCACAGAACAGACCGGCAAGGATAATAATATTCCTTCTGCTCCCCTCCATGATTTAACCTTTACAGCCCATCCCACAGCTAGTTGCCATAGGAACAAATCCGTTTTAGTAAGGCTCAGACAGTTCAAGCCATTGGCCAAGGACACATAGCCAATAAAGGGACCAAGTTGGGACGCGGTCCCAAATGTTTCCAGCTCCCAGGCCAGTGCTCCTTCACTCTCAGCCTCTGTCAAGGTGAAGGAAAGGCTTCGGTCCCCACCTGGAACAGCCTAAATCAGACGACCACCTATGGGGCAAGATTTGAAAGAAAAGGGAGCAGCCCCTTCCAGAACAACTCAACCCAGCCAGCCCAGAGCATAGGGCCTTCTCTAGGGCGGCAGGATTGCAGGTGGTTGTCTGACTGCTGAAAAGTGAGGGTGGTTGATGGGAGAGCCCCTAGCCAGCTTACCCCAGGTGTGACATCTCCTCCTTCTCAGTCTTCCCATGATTCCTTCAACAGAGAAAAGGGCTTTCACTGTCCCAAGGCAACATTAGCTGAAACCGCAAAGTCCCTGTGGGCCCCAACATGTGAAAAAGTCCTGGGGAGAAATGACGGGCCCAGACATGGGGACGGAGAaaagggtggggcgggggaggggctggggcagcgAACGAGGGGCGCCAGGAGTGAAGGAAGATCAGAAGCaaaccccctcccctctctgggaaAGTGAGTGTGGGTCAGGCAAGGGCCTGGGGGTCCCAGCAGCGCACCTTTCCATAAAAAACACAGGGTCCGAGATAATCCTTATAGACCTTCTGAGCTCCTCACCCAGGGCCTCCTGAAAACCAGGAAGGGCCTCCTGTGGTGGAGAAGGGGTATTACCAGGGGATCCCCACAGAACTCCAGCCCCTACTCCCAGGCACAGAAAGGAAATCAGCCAGCGGGGCTGAGGCACAAGCACACAGGCAAAAGCGGGCAGCCGGGGGTCCTCACCAGAGGTACGGCGTGTGTGTAGCGGGTGACAGACAGGGTCAGTGGACCCCGGCGCTTGCTGGCGGAGGGTCTTCACCTCCTCCTGAGCCTGGGTCAGCATGCCCCCATGCTCCGTGTACTTCTCCTGTAGGTCCTGCAGCTGGAAAGCCACTTGCAGGTTCTGTTGGGACCCAGGCCCACCAAGCCCGCCCTTTCCCCAGGGGGCTAAGAGGCGAGAGGCCCAGACTCTGACACAGGGTGCCCCCAGGTAGGTCCCTGGACTCTACTCCACTCAGACACCACCTGCTAGGCCCCATGCCAGACGCTGAGGGTGTGCAAAGGGACAGACCCAGTCCCGGCTCAAGGAGCTTGTCCTCCCAGGAAAGTCAGGCAGCCGACCAAGGGCCCCGAGCTCCCCGCTCTGGGTCACGATCTCTCgagagcaggggcaggagccGAGGGCAGTTTCACCTCATGCTGGAGCCGCATCTGGATTACTCTCTCCGAAGCCAGCTGCTGCTGCAACTTCTCAGTCTCAGCCCCATGCTGGAAGGACCCAAGACTGgtaagcacccctccccccaggcctccccaccACTTCCGACAGGTCTTCCCAGGCACATGGGTGAGGCTTTGGCAGCCCTTTAAGTAAGAAGTCACGTAGAGTGAGGCCACGTAAGGCAGGAGAGTCATGCGGCCTGGTTCCTGGAACACGTTGTGACCCTCTCTGGGACTTGGTCCCCTCCCTGGGACAAGGAGGGGGCAGAATGAGGGCTCTCTGAGATCCCCTCCAACTCGGACTCTGACGCAGAGAGGGGTCTGGGGCCTGGCCGAGCCAAAAGCCCCATGAGGTGAGGACAGGGAGGAGGCGGCTTGGGTGTGGCGGGGCCATGACAAGAGGGAGCCCTGGGCACACCCGGACGCACCGACTGGCAGCGTTGCTGCAGCTTCAGGACCTGGGCCCGCAGCTGGGTGACCTCCCTCTGCTACTGGTCTTGGGCCTCCCTCCTGAGTGCCAGCACCTCTGACAGCTCAGCCATCTGCTGGCTGGCCTCGGCTGGCGACAAGCGGGGACAGAAGGTCGGCTCCGGTCCCCTTGGCCTTCGGGGACCAGTCTGGCCCTCCCACTGCCTCTGTCCACCCCGCCCCTCAGCTCCtgtgcaggggggcgggggggggggtccgtcTTTGCAGGATTCGCCTTCCTCACTTGGTCTCCTTTCCGTAAATGTTAGCTAACTGACACGGAGCAAGGCCCTGGGTGACCAGTCTGTCAGGCCTGGTCCCAGCACACACGGGGCTCAAGTTTAGTGGGGAAAGTGATGGGCGAGGAAATCCTGCCAGTGCGTAGTCTGGGCTCCGATGGAGCGAATACAATGGGCGCGCTGGGGGTCTCAGCTGCGACACCCTGTCCTGCCTTATGAGGTCTGCCTCTGCGGGGCAAGCGGGGCTCCGCCAGGCACAGAACGGCAAACAAGGCCCAGACAGGGGGTGGAGAGGCCTGGAGGCAATCACAAGACACTGGGAGGGCTCTGacgctggggctggggtgggggttgaggTTACCCTTTGGCCAATGGGAAACTTGGGGTTTTAGGCAGAGGATGACGTGGTCAGATTTGGTTTTAGGAAACTTATTTGGGCTGTGTGCAGAATGACCCGGAAGGGCAGCAATCCAGGCAGGGAGACCGGTTAAGACGGGGGGCCTAGGCTAGGGtcagggaggtgaggaggagaaaagacacttgagcctctctgaggaggtggaaGCAACAGAACTTAGGGACCAGTTCCCATGCCAGGGACCTGGGGACCCGTGGGCCAACGGGGGAGCTGAGGAACCCAGGGGGAAGGAAGGTCAGGCCTAGGGGGAGGGGAACAGCATGAGTTCAGCCATCTTGTGTCTGCAGCTCACAGCCAGACCTGAGCTCCCCAGGGACCAACGCTATGCCTCCCTCTTCTTCATAAACACACAGTAGCAGCACAGCCCCTGGCCTGGCCCCGGTGCCTCAGCACCTGGTCTCTGGCAGCTCCcggctccttcccttccttgcttccAGGCCCTTTCTTCCTGTGCCCCAAATAACAAAAGGCCACAGGCTTAGAGGGACCCTGGGGCTTCTGTACAGCATTTTACAGGGTGCAGAAAGCACTTCCTCAGCTGTGCCTCTGGAAGGGTCCACAGGGCTGAGAGTACTCCTCCCCATGCTAACGACGGAGGTTCAGCAGGTCAAGGAACACCGTCCAAGCTCACACCGCTAAGAAATGCCAGAgtggggactcaaactcaggtctCCAAACTCCGAGTTCTGagttcttccccccaccccaagttacAACTTCACGTACAAAACTGCTCCACACAATCAAGGGGGTAGAGCTGAGAGGCCTGGAGGGAGGgcgagaggcaggggcagaggagtTAACACCCCCTGGCCGCGGATGTGCTCTCTGCCCACCTGCTCACCTCCTCCCTCAGCTGCTCGTTCTCCTCCTCCAGCAGCCTCAGCTGCTCCTGCAGGGCTTCCAGCTGCGGCCAGTCGTGCAGGACCTCCGTCTGCCGCAGACAAGTCCTAGGGGTGAGAGCCACAgaagccagggggtgggggacccAGGTCCCAGCCCACCCAGGGGCTGCCCACCCGGGCTCAGTGTGGCGGTCTCCATTAGTCCCAGCAACCCTGCCGGCAGTTGCACCGTCAGTGTTCCTGTTTGcacacagggaaactgaggcacagagaaggggctGCCCAGGTGAAAAGGCAGGACACTCACGGCTCAGGGGCTCCATAGGAATGATAGTGCGGCTGCTCTTCCTCCTccggctcctcctcctcttcttcctcctcttcctcctcagagTCTGAGTAGAGCTGAAGGAGGTCATCTCTCAAGCTCACCTGGTATCTGAGGTGTAAAATctggcagtgggggagaggcgcCCCGTCGGAATGCAGGCAGGGGCGAGCACAGGTCCAGgcacggggcggggtgggggtgctgtAGGTACGTCTGAGATGGCacactccctcccctcctccctgcccggTTACGTCCTCCCTGGCTGAGCCCAGCATGGCTTCCAGTTTGCTGTGCTCCCCCATCAGAACACTGTTCTGTCTCACCAGGGACTGGCCAATGCGAGCCGCAGTATTTAGGTCCCACTCTCTCTGCAGAGGGACCCCCATCCACGGGGAATACTTTCCTGTTTTCTGGGCTCTCCCAGACAGGTGGGAGAAGCAAGGGAGTACACAGGGGTCAAAGGGAAGCTAAGCCACTAGGGGAAACCTTCCCCACACCCTAGTTTTCCAGGGTACTAGAAAAAAGTCTGCCATCGACACACTGTGGGGCCTGACTCAGCTTCCCCTTATGGAGAAGAGCACATCAGACCAGATGGCTCTACAAGCAATTCCGGCCTGGATATCCGGCATATACCTGCCTTCCATAAGAGGGACCCCTGGCTCGGCTCCCAGAGAAATAATCAAgcaggaaaaagacaagactcCTACCCCTCCAGGGGAGAATGAAAACAGAGGCCTGGCTAAGGCTCAGGCTGGGCCGGACAGGGAAAGCAGTACACAGCTTCTCTAGCAAATTTAACATCACTTTGACATCTTCTTGGGTGATCCCGGCTGGCGGGGGTTGGTCAGGGCACAGCGCTGCAAAAGCAGGAGTGGAGGCCAAGGTGGGAAAAGGGAGGACATATGCTACCCCACATCCCACTGTTTCCTGTCCGATCCTCAGTTCTCCCTCAACAACAAGAGTCAGCGACAAGAGagctcccttcctgcccccactATTCTCTCCAGACACCCCCAGTACCCAGCACTCCTTTCCCCTGCTCCCAGGACCAAATGGGCTCTTTTGTGCCCTGGAGGCGTCTGGGTGAGGTCAAGGGATCACAGTCCTCCAAGCTCAGGTGGAAATGAGTTCTCAGGACGCCCAGGTCCCTGGTACCAGGGGAATGCAGGAGGCTAGCGACAGTACAGCCCCAGACTGACTCATCACCTCTTACCCGGAGGGCGCTCTCGGCCGACTGGAGCCTCATGGGTCGTGAAACAGATGCAGTCACCCACCCTGCACCTGTTGCGTGTGGAGAGGCGGGAGAGACTTTTCCAGCACGCAGTAGGGGCTCCTGAGCCTCTAGACCTAATCAGAGATCTCCCGCGACCCAGGAGAGGGTACTAGGGGAAGAAACCtgaggccccgcccaccccgAGGCTGGGAAAAGCCGGGCTTCGACACCCGCAGCCAAAAGGTTGACAAaaccttcccacccacctccgcccacccacctccccagcttGGTGCGGCGGGCGAGCACACGCTCAGAGCGAGCCTGGCAGCGCCCTCCCgcagccccccgcccctctcctggAATTGCGGTTGACTgagtggggcggggcaggggaaaCTGTGAGAGTGCGCAGATCTGGGGAGCAACAGGCGCGCAGAGCCGGGCGGACGAGTGCGCGGCTGCGCCGACCTGACGCTCCGACAGCAATCAGGGGACGACAGAAGGTTGGAGAAGAAGGGCAAGAGGCGTCCGAACAGGCACCGCAGTGACAACGCAAGTGGGTGGAAGGGTGAGACTGAGCGCCAGAGGGGGCGGGACGCCTGgaaccgccgcccccccccccttctgcctGGAAATACCCAGGTCCCACCCGCTCTGGGGTCCCGGGGACCCGGTTTACCTTCCTCCAGCTCCCGAATAAAGGCGGCATGCTCGGGGCCCGACACCCCAGGCCGCCGTCCGATGTAGGCAGCCGGCGTCTTCCAGATGCCCGCCGCCTTCTCAGTCCCCAGGCCAGTGGCCCGGGGACCAAAGGGCCCTCGGAATATGAAGCGAGTCCACTGCGCGTCCGAGTTGCCGGGCCCAAACTGGGCATTCCGCTGGGCGGCTGCGAATGCGGACGCGCGCGGTGTTCCTGTCGGGGATCCAGCCTTGGAGGTCGGGCGAGCTCCGGCGGGGGCGGGTACCGAGACGGATGGGGATCTGGATCCCGTTCGCGGTCCTTCCGTCAGTGCCTGCGCAGGGGCGGGTGCAGGCTGCGCTGAGGGCTCTGGAGAGGAATGGGTTgtgggtgggggtgcgggggtgACTCCCGCTGGAGCCCGGGTTCTGAAGCGGTGCCCCACGAGGCCCTGCCCCGGCTCTTTCCGGCGCAACTTGAGTCCGCAGTCTGCTGCGGCAGCCCCGCCTTTATAACCTGCGCCTGGAGTGCGCGCCCGCCGGCCCGTACCACGCGCGGGAGGGGGCAGCCAGGGAGCAACCAGTGGTGCCCGGGACTGGGAGTTGCGCGCGAGGGGACGGAGGTGGCAGAGCAGAGCGCAAAAAATCAGAACAAGGAGAGAGTCGAATGGCGGTTCCGGCCGGTTCCATGGGCTTGGTTCTGAGTGCAGGGTTTCTACTCTCCTCTCCACCTCCGGAGAATGGTTCTGCCCAAAGTCGCGGCTTCCCTGGACTTCGGGTACCGGGACTCCGAGGTCCCTACCTGGGGGGTACAGCCTCCCTCCATTCCCGCGGGGGGTTGCCGGCTGCCCTCCCTGGATGTGATCTGGGAGTTAGCGCAGGGTAGTGCTTTCCCCGGTGGCTGGGAGATGCATCCCGACCCTAGGACTGTTTCAACGCGCTGACCAGTCCGGCGCGTCACACGCTGGTCCTCGCGCTCACGCTCCCGGGGCTCCAGCCGTTTGACAGcccttcttctttcttaattCGTCCTACTACCTTTCCTCGTGCTTTACCTCTAGCCCTCATTCGCTTCGCCCACCTCCTTCCACCCTGGCAAACACCTGTTCTTGCTGCAGACCCCGCTTAGAGGGCTCCCCCTGAAGACTCCTCCAACCTCGTCCCCTGTGGCCCCAGAGCGTCCCTCATCCGGCGGCCGGCAGTGCTCAAGAGTGTGTCTATTTCCAATCCAGACCTGCGCCCCTTCAGCGCAGGGAACGGGTCCCTCAGAGTGCACCACGGGAGGCGGGCCGAAGAGTCGTGGGGCCATTTCTGTGCCTTTAGACTGGAAGAACCTGCAGGCCCAAAAGAGATGGTTATGGCACtaataattcttcttcttcttcttcttcttcttcttcttcttcttcttcttcttcttttaatgtttactgattttcaGAGACagcgcaggggagggacagagcgtgagagcATGCCCACCcacgaaggaggggcagagaaagagagagggagggatagaaagaattctaagtaggctctacgctgtcagcacagagctcaacgcagggctctgtatcgtgaaccgtgagatcacgacctcagaaTCAAGacttagatgcttaaccgactgaaccacccaggcgctgtCTTATCTTCTCACTGTGGTCCTCACGTAGTGGAAGGGtggagggagctctctggggcttCTTTTATAAGGCCACCAGTTCCCACGCCTGAGGGTTCCCCCCTCAAGACCTAATCACCTCagaaaggccccacctcctaacaccatcgcgctgggggttaggatttcaacatgaattgCAGGGGGACACCAACACTTAGACCATAACAACCCTatcactctttaaaaacaaaacaacagcaataacaaaaacccaccagcttttggggtgcctgggtggctcagtcggttgagcgtccgacttcagctcagatcacgatcttacagtttgtcacgtctggctctgtgctgacagctcagagcctggagcctgcttgggattctgtgtctccctctctctttgcccctcccctgttcatgctctgtctctttctctctcaaaaataaacaaacattaaaaataataataatattttatttaatccggTATCTCCAatactgatacatgaattcagcaaagtcgcagggtacaaaatcaatgtgcagaaattggttgcatttttatataccaatagtgaagcaacagaaagacaaataaagaaactgatcccattcacaattgcaccaagaatcataaaatacctaggaataaacctaaccgaagaggtaaaagatctgtatgctgaaaactagagaaagcttatgaaggaaattgaagaagacgcaaggaaatggaaaagcattccatgctcatggattggaaaataaatgttgttaaaatgtcaatactacccaaagcaacctacacattcaatgcaataccaatcaaaattgcaccggcagTCTTcgcaaagctagaacaaacagtcctaaaatttgtatggaaccacaaaagaccccgaagagccaaagtaatactgaagaagaaaaccaaagcaggaggcgtcgcaatcccagactttagcctctattacaaaactgtaatcatcaagatggtatggtattggcacaaaaacatacacatggactgatggaacagaatagagaacccagaattgggcccacaaatgtatggccaactaatttttgacaaagcaggagagtatccaatggaaaaaagacagtatctttagcaaatgctgctgggagaactggacaccaacatgcagaagaatgaaactagaccagttcttacaccatacacaaaaataaactcaaaatggatgaaagacctaaatgtgagacaggaaaccatcaaaaccctagaggagaaaacaggcaacaacctctttgacctcagccgcagcaatttcttacttgacacatctccaaaggcaagggaattaaaagcagaaatgaactattgagacctcatcaagataaaaagcttctccaccgcaaaggaaacaatcaacaaaactaaaaggcaaccgacggaatgggagaagatatttgcaaatgacgtatcagataaagtgttagtatctataaagaactcaccaaactccacaccctaaaaacaaataatccagtgaagaaatgggcagaagacatgaatagacacttttccaaagaagacatccaggtggccagcagacacatgaaacactgctcaatgtcactccttatcagggaaatacaaagcaaagccacactgagataccacctcacaccggtcagagtggctaaagtgaacaaatcaggaaactatagatgctggtgaggatgtggagaaaccggaactctcttgcactgttggtgggaatgcaaactagtgcagccgctctggaaaacagtgtggaggttcctcaaaaaattaaaaacagaaataccctatgacccagaaatagcactgctaggaatttacccaagggatacaggagtgctgatgcattggggcacatgtaccccaatgtttctagcagcgctttcaacaatacccaaattatggaaagagactaaatgtccatcaactgatgaatggataaagaagatgtggtttatacatacaatggaatactacttggcaatgagaaagaatgaaatcatgccatttgcagcaacgtggatggaactggaggtattatgctaagtgaaataagtcagagaaagacagttatcatatattttcattcatatgtggatcttgagaaacttaacagaagaccatggggaagggggaaaaatagttacaaacagagagggagggaagcaaaccataagaaacttaaatacagagaacaaactgaaggtagatgggggagaggggaaagtgggtgatgggcattgaggagggcacttgttgggatgagcactgggcgtcgtatgtaagccaatttgacaataaattatatttttaaaaaataaaataataataaataaaaataaataaaataatataataatttttatttaacccaatatctccaaaatattatcatttcaacatgtaatcaacataaaaaattattaatgagattatattttccattttttataatgAATCGAGTGCATTTTATTCTTACGGCCCATCTCAGTTGAGACTCAAAttcattattctctttatttttctaaatataatttgtcttttttccactatatacctttaaatttttttctcttcatcactgGATGTCATCAATTTGATCATGATGTGTCTTagtaggatttttcttttatccttcttGGGGCTGATCGAGCTTCTTAGATTTGAGGGTGTATAGCTTTGatcaaaatttggaaatttttcaactcttatttctttttttttaatatttatttttattttcggTTGgggggagcacaagtgggggcagggaagagagagagggatagaggatctgaagctggttcTGCAATGACAgactgacagcaacaagcccaatgtgaggctagaactcacgaaccgtgagatcatgacctgtgttgaagttggccactcaactgactgagccacccaggtgcctcatcaacttttatttctttaaatattttttttctgagcccCACTTCTGGGATTTCAATTACATGTATGTTAGACCACTTGATACTGAACCACAGGCACTAGgactctgttcattttctttttccagcctttttctctctgtccttccatttCAGTTGTTGTGACTGGTATATCTTCAAGTccactgattttttcttttaaagacgtTATTTTtcaggaatctcta
This region includes:
- the HAP1 gene encoding LOW QUALITY PROTEIN: huntingtin-associated protein 1 (The sequence of the model RefSeq protein was modified relative to this genomic sequence to represent the inferred CDS: deleted 1 base in 1 codon; substituted 2 bases at 2 genomic stop codons) translates to PDHIQGGQPATPRGNGGRLYPPGRDLGVPVPEVQGSRDFGQNHSPEVERRVETLHSEPSPWNRPEPPFDSLLVLIFCALLCHLRPLARNSQSRAPLVAPWLPPPARGTGRRARTPGAGYKGGAAAADCGLKLRRKEPGQGLVGHRFRTRAPAGVTPAPPPTTHSSPEPSAQPAPAPAQALTEGPRTGSRSPSVSVPAPAGARPTSKAGSPTGTPRASAFAAAQRNAQFGPGNSDAQWTRFIFRGPFGPRATGLGTEKAAGIWKTPAAYIGRRPGVSGPEHAAFIRELEEALCPDQPPPAGITQEDVKVMLNLLEKLCTAFPYSPWMGVPLQREWDLNTAARIGQSLVRQNSVLMGEHSKLEAMLGSAREDVTGQGGGEGVCHLRRTYSTPTPPRAWTCARPCLHSDGAPLPHCQILHLRYQVSLRDDLLQLYSDSEEEEEEEEEEEPEEEEQPHYHSYGAPEPXVSCLFTWAAPSLCLSFPVLHDWPQLEALQEQLRLLEEENEQLREEVSRWAESTSASQLYPLDCVEQFSEASQQMAELSEVLALRREAQDQXQREVTQLRAQVLKLQQRCQSLQDLQEKYTEHGGMLTQAQEEVKTLRQQAPGSTDPSVTRYTHAVPLEALPGFQEALGEELRRSIRIISDPVFFMERCEDFPVSLPRYRLCCSEVREQDRGLEAEKGLLTAEDFVAEDFVPVEELVPEEEPGATAEVASAEEGATEEAELVSEEAEAWEEVEPELDEATQGNVVTSALEASGLGPSRLNMKRVLQQLANWLDARYSRQLRLKMLQKGECSHRGLPPASQTSYRSSMKGEGR